In the Candidatus Mycosynbacter amalyticus genome, one interval contains:
- a CDS encoding NUDIX domain-containing protein, which translates to MYEREEVQKFLATRVARPSSAGIILENAAGEALLLKAHYKPYWSFPGGWVEDGQTPREAALRELYEETGIELVARDVSFAYMVDRISEIMHTYQFMFRATAPVEDTSPIVLQASEIAEWRFVSPQTVMADLSNYGGAVQVWARGDTSGYAEEPIPSAV; encoded by the coding sequence ATGTATGAGCGCGAGGAAGTTCAGAAGTTTCTCGCTACCCGTGTGGCGCGGCCATCGAGTGCGGGTATCATACTCGAAAACGCCGCAGGAGAAGCATTGCTTCTCAAGGCGCACTACAAACCCTACTGGTCGTTTCCTGGTGGCTGGGTAGAAGACGGCCAGACCCCGCGCGAAGCAGCGCTGCGCGAGCTATACGAAGAGACGGGAATTGAGCTTGTGGCTCGGGACGTGTCGTTTGCCTATATGGTGGATCGTATCAGCGAAATCATGCATACGTATCAGTTTATGTTTCGCGCCACTGCTCCTGTCGAAGATACAAGCCCGATCGTGCTGCAGGCGAGCGAAATCGCCGAGTGGCGTTTTGTGAGTCCTCAGACAGTTATGGCAGACCTGTCAAACTACGGAGGGGCTGTACAAGTGTGGGCACGCGGCGATACTAGCGGCTACGCCGAAGAGCCGATTCCTAGCGCTGTGTAG